A region from the Streptosporangium sp. NBC_01756 genome encodes:
- a CDS encoding PH domain-containing protein: protein MDDISGPVLRWRVRRDLLVLKVAAAVVFAVATVVSIGDPRGTVLAGAATAMMAGLALRDILAPVRLSADGAGLVVVKGFAGSERVPWSDVERIRVDTRTRFASRTGVLEIDTGEALFLLSQFDLGVPCQQVADELNAFRTGS from the coding sequence TGTGCGCCGCGATCTCCTTGTCCTGAAGGTCGCGGCAGCAGTCGTCTTCGCGGTGGCGACCGTGGTGAGCATCGGTGACCCGCGTGGGACGGTCCTGGCGGGTGCGGCGACAGCGATGATGGCCGGCCTGGCCCTGCGCGACATCCTCGCTCCGGTACGGCTCAGCGCCGACGGTGCGGGGCTGGTCGTGGTCAAGGGTTTCGCCGGTTCCGAACGGGTGCCGTGGAGCGACGTCGAGCGGATCCGGGTGGACACGCGGACCCGATTCGCCTCACGGACCGGAGTTCTGGAGATCGACACCGGTGAGGCGCTTTTTCTCCTGAGCCAGTTCGATCTCGGTGTGCCGTGTCAGCAGGTCGCCGACGAGCTGAACGCCTTCCGGACCGGTTCCTGA